The Juglans regia cultivar Chandler chromosome 10, Walnut 2.0, whole genome shotgun sequence genome includes the window ttaacttaattattatttcctttttctaataaaaattaagagtaaATATAAAGATTGATGAGCATTATCATAATTGGAATAGGAAGAGAGGATAGTATATAGGATAACAAATATTACCTCCAAAATAATGCTCTATCAAAGATGCACCCAttaatttgagagagagagagagagagagatcccaAGCTCCAAGGGGTGGAAATGGACTGGTTATCAAACGTTGGATGAATAAAGCATCCAGGACCACATGATCATCACACCCTTTGATGCTAACAGTCTACTAGTTGGCCACGACTGCAGAGCTCCATGCAATATTGCAGGGCAGTTGGTCGGCTACGTACTTCATACAAATTTAAGGGCACAACTTAATAGGGCTAGAAACTCTTTGGGCCTACTAAGTTCCCCTTTTTAAGGGTAAAGTGGCCTACCAAGATTTATTGCTTTGTATTGATTCATCCACGCATTTTTATGGGCTTTTAAAGTTTGGAATTTTGGATGGGTCCAGATTGTATAGAATCAACACCACCaccacaactctctctctctctctgtctcactGGTTTCAGATACTCTGCTGTTTTACCACTTTAGTGCAATGGTGCGTTTTCAAGGCTTGGGATGAGGGGGCGGGGGGGCCCCCACACCAAATTTATACTGAGCTACTTGATTATCCTCACCGTACAAGTTACAACCCCTGAAACCATTGTACATGTTTGATTTGATCTTGACGGTCTGTCAGAGCCGATAACAGCACAGATATCATCCATCATGTGTATGCATGTGTATATCTATCTAttcacacacatacacacatgtttgtatgtatgtatgtatggtcCTGTGTTCTGTTTTTTCCTACGAAGCTTTCAGGTAAAATCATTAGTGCCCTTTGGTTTCCCTTACAATGCAGGCACTTCAAATACATGGATGATGATGGATCCTGATCTTGTAGCCATGTTGATAATAGAGTAGTCGCGTGACCCAGTAGATTTGGAAGTCCAGATACATAATAGATGACAACTGTCTCGGCCAAATGATACACTTGCAATTATCATGGAGTGAACTGCAGTTCCAAGTATTACATAATCTAAAGACCTCCCCAAAATCCAATCCCCCCCGGGAGAGAGAGTTCATGAACAAAAatcttgtgttttgtttgaagctTTAAATGAAGCTCTTTCATAAGAACAGATGTCATCTATTACATGGCAAGATTTTGCCACCGACCATTGCTCTTCTGAATGGTTATGGAAACAAGATGGTGTAACTTAACTGAAGatacaataacaaaaaatccCGTTTGGAATTATGGATTACTAGATTTCTGTCTTTCTTCTTGCTTCATATTCCCAAGCTCCACAAGAAGAGTTAGAAGAGCCTCACACATTTCGCAAGCATCAGGCTCACCAGGTATCTTCTTCCTTGAAGAGTAAACCATCCAAGCATGGTCAAGCTTCTGGTCTGGTCTGACAACGACCGAGCCTGGAACTTCAGCATCACGGCATGTTACTAGACCATCACTCTTCTCCCCATACCTGAGCTGCAAATGAAGTGCACATATAGCCATCGCAGCAGATAAAGGGATCACTACGGGCACCTGACGTCCGGCTTGAACAATATTATCAGACTCTTCATTCCCAAAGTTGGGAAATGGAAGCCAGGGAAGTTCTGCGTGGGCTATGTGGGTCATTGTAGCAAGGACGCCAGGAGCTATACTTGCTTCAGAGTGGAAGGATATCACAGGGATATTCTCAGGGAGCTTGTGTTTCATGATGAAATCCTTCCGCTTCTCGTATGTGAGATCCTCCAGTGCCCTTATATCACCCTAAATATTCgtttgaaacaaaaattgataataagaaaaatcaGCATACTCTTAAGAGTCTTAACAAAAACTTTGATACTGCATCAAGTTACCAGCACTTTATCAAACCCATGCCAAGCATAATTGAGTATGCAGGCTTGGAGAAAAGGAGACAAAAGGAATGATGGAACTGATAGTAAACTTCCCCAAAAGAATTTGCACTTGATAAGTCTTTATGAAATAGGCTTAAGGGATGCGCTTGTGAAGCAGGAAATTAAATCTACAAGAGACATGACATAAAAGACTATCCTGACCCAAGACGACAGGTAAATAGCATCAAACAGCCCCCCACCTATGAGATTtaagttctttaaattttaatagcaCGAGTCAAAGATGCTCTCAAGCATAAATTATGGTTAGGGGTCCTTTATTACATGCATAAAGGAggcattcataattttttagcaAAAGGAATTGAATACCTTAATAAGCTTGCATATCAAGAACTCCATGATCCTGCGTGTTTCTTTGTCAGCAATCTGGCCTTCACGGAGAGTATCAGAAGCTAAAGGAGTGCCACCATAGGGGCTTTGCACCAGCGCCAAACCAGCAACTTTGTCTTTCAAATCAGGCCAGTAAACTGACAATGCCGCCGCAGCATCAACCCCACCCTTGCTGTGCCCCAGCAGCATTACACGCTTGCCTGATCCCCAGTAAAGCTCCTCAATATATTGCTTCAGTTCCCATGCATTGTGCTCCACCGATGCCTGTGTACAAGGAAACATATTTGACACTAGCCACACTAGCATAATTTCATGTCATTTATGGATATAGAAAGATATGGGAAAGGAAGCGAAATTAGAAATTATAAGGAAAAATCTCAAGAACATACagtttgaaatgaataaaagacgttagaaaatgaaatttcacACACCTTCGCCGATATAGGCATTGTATCAAGTAATCATATATTACCTCACTATGAATTTTTGCAATATGACAAGCTAGACCCATCTTTGAAAAGAATCTTTTAGCGCCCACAAAATATAAGGGACCGTGATTACTAAAGAGGCCTGCCAGATCAACATTCCCATTTAAGTGGGTGTGCCCATGCCAATTggcaaaatgaataaaaagcaAACTCCGGACAAAGGATCTTCTCATACCTGGAATTAGCAGATAAACAAATGAATTGGGTAGCTTGTGCTCTCCATTTCTAGAAGAAAACACAGAAAAACATATCAAGTAATAAGATATATAGATCTATGAAACAATAAAACGATACATAATTGAAATTCCTCGATTGCATGGAGAAGAAACAATCATAAAGCATATACGTTCACTATCTTATAGACTACATAATCtatcacaataaataattttggaaGCATTAGACTTCAATGAACCATTCTCCTATTCATCAACATCAGTATCATCTTACTAACTCGTGCCTTTTCAGTTTTGTAATCAATGAATTCATACAGGTTCTTGAGTTTTAGAAGTTATGGAGCCGATAAGTTATGTCTCTTTATGGGTAGACTTTTCCCATCATTaacatacaaacataaaaagaatGAGGGAAGAGAAGACCAAGATGCTCAACCAAATCTTGGAGATCAAAGTGCTAACATTGAAACTCTCTCAAAGATTCTATTTATCACATGATGGCTCGAAGTATATTAActtaattacatatattatgtttactttaaaattttaaccatTCCCGTGCATCGTACAGGTTTGCAACTAGTTGTTTgataataatataacttttgtaCCACTTATGAGAAGAGGTagtagtaataaaaaaaaaaaacagccctAGCATTACTGTTGAAATATATTGATGACATATTATGGttggaaaaatgatggaaatGGTGCTTGGCAAACTGCTAACTGGATGATATAAAAACCATCTGCCCCCAGAGGACGGTGATCAGTAACAGAACTTGGACATATGGGCAATATCAGGCACCACAGAAGTTTCTCCATTTGAGCATGAGAAAATTGTTTAGATTATAGATAATTGTATATTAGCAAAATTCTTAACAACTATAGTTGCAGTACACATCTCcaataatagaaaatgaaagaattgaACAGAAAGTATCAATGAACTCCAGATTAGTCAAATGAACCCagagataaaactaaaaaaaagatCATAACGTACACAGCCCCCTGCCCCCAGCCCCCAGGTGGGTGGACCAACATAGAGCAGTAAGAATATACAAATTTAGGCTGGCTACCTAATGCCTGCAAGCAATTCCAAGAATCTTGACGTCCCATCCTTCACAGGAGCCATTCCTGGAGTGTGTTGCAACCATCCAATATCATCAGAAGAGCCGCGCAATGTTTTACACACTCGAGATATAATGCTGATTATAGCAAAACAAATATAGATGTTATAAGAGAACCAAACCAAGAAATTGTAAAAGcataaaattgataataatagaaataaacTGAAAGAGACCACCCACAGACTCTTCAATGGCAAATGAACCCACCAGTTTTCATAGTACAATCTACTTCTTTTACCTCCAAACTTGATCTTGAATGCATCTGATGTATGAAAATGACAGTTTCCAAGAGTACAGTGCCAAACTCCAGGAAAATTGTAAACTGAAACTGAATAAAGGAAGCATCAACCTGCATCCATAGGAAGCAACTGAAGGATCAAGGAGACCAAAAATTTGCAATCAAAGTAGAGTAATGGTAACAGAGCCTCATCTTCTAACGCATGTACTTGGCAGACAACTATTTCAAAGAAAGGAACTAACATTGCTTTagttaggccttgtttggattcagagagcatctcaactcattttatctcgtctcatctaatcatattacaactttcccaaattttcaaacaaaataccataaacaattcaactttttcaaaatcccaaaacaaaaataatattctaacaatattttattcaactttcaatttttatctcatttcatttcatctcatctcatctcaact containing:
- the LOC108993209 gene encoding uncharacterized protein LOC108993209 isoform X3; its protein translation is MIINFHSMTLFSFDFCLSFVVWLQILNFTCVHGDAVRNTSLLMDTLGYDSLVDDIFTHLLTLSSYISLQFIQFIEDLVLGDMNRSSNSSSSKPCIFIASPTILEGRTSELKEEFLVDTRSEVVDNSYSYGGVPIFFQGLMLPLFSFSLQFSWSLALYSWKLSFSYIRCIQDQVWSIISRVCKTLRGSSDDIGWLQHTPGMAPVKDGTSRFLELLAGIRNGEHKLPNSFVYLLIPGLFSNHGPLYFVGAKRFFSKMGLACHIAKIHSEASVEHNAWELKQYIEELYWGSGKRVMLLGHSKGGVDAAAALSVYWPDLKDKVAGLALVQSPYGGTPLASDTLREGQIADKETRRIMEFLICKLIKGDIRALEDLTYEKRKDFIMKHKLPENIPVISFHSEASIAPGVLATMTHIAHAELPWLPFPNFGNEESDNIVQAGRQVPVVIPLSAAMAICALHLQLRYGEKSDGLVTCRDAEVPGSVVVRPDQKLDHAWMVYSSRKKIPGEPDACEMCEALLTLLVELGNMKQEERQKSSNP
- the LOC108993209 gene encoding uncharacterized protein LOC108993209 isoform X1; the protein is MAFLSLFRCLASNFELYLRFKEFMGDVHIQEEISEVQSTVGRFSSHCYLLDVHDHQRKHLVHGDAVRNTSLLMDTLGYDSLVDDIFTHLLTLSSYISLQFIQFIEDLVLGDMNRSSNSSSSKPCIFIASPTILEGRTSELKEEFLVDTRSEVVDNSYSYGGVPIFFQGLMLPLFSFSLQFSWSLALYSWKLSFSYIRCIQDQVWSIISRVCKTLRGSSDDIGWLQHTPGMAPVKDGTSRFLELLAGIRNGEHKLPNSFVYLLIPGLFSNHGPLYFVGAKRFFSKMGLACHIAKIHSEASVEHNAWELKQYIEELYWGSGKRVMLLGHSKGGVDAAAALSVYWPDLKDKVAGLALVQSPYGGTPLASDTLREGQIADKETRRIMEFLICKLIKGDIRALEDLTYEKRKDFIMKHKLPENIPVISFHSEASIAPGVLATMTHIAHAELPWLPFPNFGNEESDNIVQAGRQVPVVIPLSAAMAICALHLQLRYGEKSDGLVTCRDAEVPGSVVVRPDQKLDHAWMVYSSRKKIPGEPDACEMCEALLTLLVELGNMKQEERQKSSNP
- the LOC108993209 gene encoding uncharacterized protein LOC108993209 isoform X2, translating into MGDVHIQEEISEVQSTVGRFSSHCYLLDVHDHQRKHLVHGDAVRNTSLLMDTLGYDSLVDDIFTHLLTLSSYISLQFIQFIEDLVLGDMNRSSNSSSSKPCIFIASPTILEGRTSELKEEFLVDTRSEVVDNSYSYGGVPIFFQGLMLPLFSFSLQFSWSLALYSWKLSFSYIRCIQDQVWSIISRVCKTLRGSSDDIGWLQHTPGMAPVKDGTSRFLELLAGIRNGEHKLPNSFVYLLIPGLFSNHGPLYFVGAKRFFSKMGLACHIAKIHSEASVEHNAWELKQYIEELYWGSGKRVMLLGHSKGGVDAAAALSVYWPDLKDKVAGLALVQSPYGGTPLASDTLREGQIADKETRRIMEFLICKLIKGDIRALEDLTYEKRKDFIMKHKLPENIPVISFHSEASIAPGVLATMTHIAHAELPWLPFPNFGNEESDNIVQAGRQVPVVIPLSAAMAICALHLQLRYGEKSDGLVTCRDAEVPGSVVVRPDQKLDHAWMVYSSRKKIPGEPDACEMCEALLTLLVELGNMKQEERQKSSNP